In Hallerella succinigenes, the following are encoded in one genomic region:
- a CDS encoding sugar 3,4-ketoisomerase: MDKTQIPQILSLPKILDDRGNLSFIESENHIPFKIRRCYWIYDVPGGQRRGSHAFKKQQELIIALSGSFDVVLHNGKEEVRHSLRRSYYGLYIPPMHYRTLDNFSTNSVALVLSSEPYDPDDYIWEFEDFNKAAQ, translated from the coding sequence ATGGATAAGACTCAGATACCGCAGATTCTTTCGCTTCCCAAGATCCTCGACGATCGGGGAAATTTGAGTTTTATCGAATCGGAAAATCATATTCCGTTCAAGATTCGCCGTTGCTACTGGATTTACGATGTCCCCGGTGGACAGCGCCGCGGTAGCCACGCCTTTAAGAAACAGCAAGAGCTGATCATTGCGCTTTCGGGTAGCTTTGACGTGGTGCTGCACAACGGTAAAGAAGAAGTGCGCCACTCCTTGCGACGCTCTTACTACGGACTTTATATTCCGCCGATGCATTACCGCACCTTGGATAATTTTTCGACGAATTCCGTGGCGCTCGTGCTCAGTTCGGAACCTTATGATCCCGATGATTACATCTGGGAATTTGAAGATTTTAATAAGGCGGCGCAATGA
- a CDS encoding extracellular solute-binding protein, with protein sequence MPQRVFLRFLAVLLLIAGLVAAQPLEVWIMPNGANPQGMLEQRLALFEQETGLKTKVKVLDWGEAWSLITSVLEGKQNAPDVLQLGTTWISYFASRGQLAKLDAYLPEIKPERFMKVSWKTTGTDGDSATYSIPWFIDARALMVNKSILAKAGITAKDVATYEGFYQSLKKINNLNLQSKDGFKIRAFAFPGKSDWNIPHNFAPWVWSAGGSFVKKDDHGAWHSNLLDPNTIEGIAAYLNFVMDSLVDKANLRHNTAQIVQLFNNGELGFILNTAELVMQIRYEAAIGGLAASTISADGIDIMPVPAGKAGSVCFIGGSNLAIPASKAKNANAVKLLKFLIRDDNLHAYTKQIGFLPPVTDVLNTWAKDSSYKVLIDHLEDGRNYPNIPEWTLVEGALINLFSDIWGYLDIGGLYSEEAMYSTLLTHNQKINDILHAPANTTPPMRLDEFLALWKKVTTHQVNAVDSVSKTIDSAEAKDGSNKQIGFTAIIFLLAVFSGFIVTIIRKRKK encoded by the coding sequence ATGCCTCAAAGAGTTTTTTTGCGTTTTTTAGCTGTGCTACTGCTTATCGCAGGATTGGTTGCAGCCCAACCACTTGAAGTTTGGATTATGCCAAACGGAGCAAACCCGCAGGGAATGCTCGAACAGCGTCTTGCGCTTTTTGAACAAGAGACTGGCTTAAAAACCAAGGTGAAAGTTCTTGACTGGGGCGAAGCCTGGAGTTTGATCACCTCCGTCTTGGAAGGCAAGCAAAACGCGCCGGATGTTTTGCAGCTCGGCACTACCTGGATTTCCTATTTCGCCTCTCGCGGCCAGCTGGCAAAACTCGATGCCTATCTCCCCGAAATCAAACCAGAGCGTTTTATGAAAGTCAGCTGGAAGACCACCGGTACGGATGGTGATTCTGCGACCTATTCGATTCCTTGGTTCATTGACGCCCGCGCTCTCATGGTGAATAAGTCCATTTTGGCAAAAGCCGGCATAACCGCCAAAGATGTGGCAACCTATGAAGGTTTCTACCAATCCTTAAAGAAGATCAATAATCTTAACCTGCAGAGCAAAGACGGATTCAAGATTCGAGCCTTCGCATTCCCGGGCAAGAGCGACTGGAACATTCCGCATAACTTCGCTCCGTGGGTTTGGTCCGCAGGCGGATCCTTTGTCAAAAAAGATGATCATGGAGCTTGGCATTCTAACCTCCTGGACCCGAACACGATTGAAGGCATCGCCGCTTACCTTAACTTCGTGATGGATTCCCTGGTGGATAAGGCGAATTTGCGACACAATACCGCACAAATCGTTCAACTTTTTAACAATGGCGAACTCGGTTTCATTCTGAACACGGCCGAACTCGTGATGCAAATCCGTTATGAAGCCGCCATCGGCGGTCTTGCCGCTTCGACAATCAGTGCCGATGGCATCGACATCATGCCGGTTCCGGCTGGCAAGGCGGGCAGCGTCTGCTTCATCGGTGGAAGTAACCTTGCCATCCCGGCTTCCAAAGCGAAGAACGCCAATGCAGTCAAGCTTTTGAAATTCCTCATTCGCGACGACAACCTGCACGCTTATACAAAGCAAATCGGATTCCTTCCGCCTGTTACCGACGTTTTGAATACGTGGGCAAAGGATTCTTCTTATAAGGTTTTGATCGATCACTTAGAAGACGGTCGCAACTACCCGAACATTCCGGAATGGACGCTTGTGGAAGGCGCATTGATCAATCTCTTTAGCGACATTTGGGGCTATCTCGACATCGGAGGTCTCTATTCCGAAGAAGCAATGTACAGCACGCTTTTAACTCACAACCAAAAGATCAACGATATCTTGCACGCTCCGGCCAATACGACTCCTCCCATGCGGTTAGACGAGTTCCTCGCGCTTTGGAAAAAAGTCACCACACATCAAGTCAACGCTGTAGATTCTGTGAGTAAAACTATAGATTCAGCAGAAGCAAAAGATGGTTCCAATAAGCAAATCGGCTTTACCGCTATCATTTTCCTTCTCGCCGTATTCTCCGGCTTCATTGTAACGATCATACGTAAACGGAAAAAATAA
- a CDS encoding glycosyltransferase family 2 protein, which yields MEEPLVSVLLSSYNHAPYVEASVRSVMAQKGVPFELIVIDDGSTDESPQILERLSKEFGFFYKHRENKGLVKTLNELISFSHGKYFCTFASDDIMAPGRLEAESRFLESHPQVPACAGQIVNMLPDGTLEGSPDSRFDRATEASFEDILLGRVELNGSTEMIVKSKFAEVGFYDESFRFEDFPAWLALSNRFGNIPILKTVCSHYRVLPNSMHKNLNFIYAQILAVVEKYKTHAAYRKAVNLWKTRWFSSLAYDQKGEALRMLPKLSNASLAFWIHLPKLLIPRKFLKY from the coding sequence ATGGAAGAACCTTTAGTTTCCGTGCTGCTTTCAAGCTACAATCACGCGCCGTACGTCGAAGCGTCCGTGCGTTCCGTGATGGCGCAAAAAGGCGTTCCATTCGAACTCATCGTCATTGATGACGGAAGCACAGACGAAAGTCCGCAAATTTTGGAAAGGCTCTCTAAAGAATTCGGATTCTTTTACAAGCACCGCGAAAACAAAGGTCTCGTCAAAACCCTGAACGAACTGATTTCCTTTTCGCACGGAAAGTACTTTTGCACATTCGCCTCGGACGACATCATGGCTCCGGGGCGCTTAGAAGCAGAGAGCCGCTTCTTGGAATCGCACCCTCAAGTGCCTGCCTGCGCCGGGCAAATTGTGAATATGCTTCCCGATGGAACGCTCGAAGGTTCACCCGATTCCCGTTTTGACCGTGCCACGGAAGCTTCTTTTGAAGACATTCTGCTTGGACGCGTCGAATTGAACGGCTCCACAGAAATGATTGTCAAAAGCAAGTTCGCCGAAGTCGGCTTCTACGATGAAAGTTTTCGCTTTGAAGATTTTCCGGCGTGGCTTGCCCTTTCGAACCGCTTTGGAAACATTCCCATTTTGAAAACGGTCTGCAGTCATTACCGAGTTCTTCCGAATTCGATGCACAAGAATCTAAACTTTATCTATGCACAGATTCTTGCGGTGGTTGAAAAGTACAAGACCCATGCCGCTTACCGCAAAGCGGTGAACCTTTGGAAAACCCGCTGGTTCTCATCGCTCGCTTACGATCAAAAGGGAGAAGCTCTGCGCATGCTTCCGAAGCTTTCGAACGCATCGCTCGCTTTCTGGATCCACCTTCCCAAACTTTTGATTCCTCGAAAGTTCTTGAAGTATTAG
- a CDS encoding acyltransferase: protein MRFICRIVRKAAALSRKAFYRVLSDAKVEGSPRLASPLLAQGAGTVRFEKNVHVGLAFDTDFWTSYVFVNPRTKEALIQIGEDSWVGNHFVAIAEGPGISIGKKVLIGTRVEIYDSDFHTVLPNVRLSATPKRAAVKIADDVWIGNNVTILKGTEIGEHSVVAAGAVVSGKFPSNVVLGGVPAKVIRKIDPLEILDEVASHG, encoded by the coding sequence ATGCGTTTCATCTGTAGAATTGTCCGCAAAGCGGCTGCGCTTTCGCGCAAGGCTTTTTACCGCGTCCTTTCCGATGCAAAAGTGGAAGGTTCTCCTCGGCTTGCGTCTCCGCTGCTCGCTCAAGGTGCGGGAACGGTTCGCTTTGAAAAGAATGTTCACGTGGGACTCGCTTTCGATACGGACTTCTGGACTTCGTATGTCTTTGTGAATCCGCGGACAAAAGAAGCTCTCATTCAAATCGGGGAAGATTCCTGGGTGGGCAATCATTTTGTAGCGATTGCCGAAGGTCCGGGCATTTCGATTGGGAAGAAGGTCTTAATCGGTACGCGAGTTGAAATCTACGATTCGGATTTTCATACAGTCTTGCCGAATGTGCGCCTATCGGCGACTCCAAAACGGGCTGCGGTCAAAATCGCCGATGATGTTTGGATCGGTAACAATGTGACGATTCTCAAGGGAACTGAAATCGGGGAACATTCCGTGGTTGCGGCAGGAGCCGTTGTCTCGGGAAAATTCCCATCGAATGTCGTTCTCGGAGGCGTTCCGGCAAAAGTGATTCGCAAGATAGATCCGTTAGAAATTTTGGACGAGGTCGCTTCCCATGGCTGA
- a CDS encoding glycosyltransferase, whose translation MISVCMATYNGEAFIREQLLSILSQLSLKDEVLIADDGSSDATLEIIQGLNDSRIKVLAPEQKNLGPTYNLERALASARGEFIFLADQDDLWLENKVSKVLAEFENLTVSCVLHDAYFYAQNATGKWEQGKRLFEVRPPWHGIWANVLKNSFTGCCMAFRRELLDLALPFPQGLPMHDQWIGICAEKTKKARFLNEPLLEYRQHAHNSTALLEQNKASLAQKILWRLSLLRILLGRH comes from the coding sequence ATGATTTCAGTCTGCATGGCGACATACAACGGGGAAGCCTTTATTCGGGAACAGCTTTTGAGCATTCTTTCGCAGCTCTCGCTCAAAGATGAAGTGCTGATAGCCGATGACGGCTCTTCCGATGCGACGCTTGAAATCATCCAGGGTTTGAACGATTCCCGCATCAAGGTTCTTGCGCCTGAACAAAAAAACTTGGGCCCGACCTATAACCTGGAAAGGGCTCTTGCTTCGGCAAGGGGAGAATTCATTTTTCTTGCGGACCAGGACGATTTATGGCTCGAAAATAAAGTTTCCAAGGTTCTTGCGGAATTTGAAAATTTAACGGTTAGCTGCGTTTTGCATGATGCCTACTTTTATGCGCAGAATGCAACGGGAAAGTGGGAACAGGGAAAGCGCCTCTTTGAAGTGCGCCCACCGTGGCATGGAATCTGGGCAAATGTGCTCAAAAACAGCTTTACAGGCTGCTGCATGGCGTTTCGCAGGGAACTCCTCGATTTAGCACTTCCATTCCCTCAGGGTCTTCCGATGCACGATCAGTGGATTGGAATTTGTGCGGAAAAAACAAAAAAGGCACGTTTCTTGAACGAGCCTCTCTTGGAATATCGCCAACATGCGCACAATTCGACCGCCCTTTTAGAACAGAACAAGGCGAGCCTTGCGCAAAAGATTTTATGGCGTCTGAGTCTTCTCCGAATTCTGCTTGGTCGCCATTAA
- a CDS encoding sensor domain-containing diguanylate cyclase, protein MAFALAFFVVLFGGAIFMISNQLNLVKKEAQEQNKLSLHQVMTVIEGQYDLFLGRLTLLATTPYIENQDPTESGGFLKGYNVAPLFIPGEHVVLYNSKHEKVSDNSMVGIARVNTAYHELKDFNAVEPQHPYISPLFWEQHTPKKIVAVLVENRAKANGFLAASFSFRRLWEIFESYKLGNKGFFVIVDESDVIVYHPNIRQWVNGQARAQDLGLESFNAKNFTPSQPNFTLIDGEEYLVNYEYNPRIKLGVLAIQPMIEVEASAKTFSKIFLYIGIISLIAILIITVWIFYRIETPIQALINKMLVIADGNYEESSGITSTKNNEIHVLACVFDKMRLTIREKMSALAEHQANLEQEVYKRTEELAKANELLKMISRTDELTQLPNRRDIREKISYEISRFDRSKRKFSFLFVDIDKFKDINDHYGHICGDLVLKTVAETMKKSLRKQDIVSRWGGEEFLTLLPETPLGGAKLVAERLRKKIEETKISFANQSLHVTVTVGVAEYDERLGMDYSINLADRALYEGKQTGRNKIVLFNPEDISEDDLKAAKDELKYAKGQFNSENQSPPTGEQDSSSKEKDA, encoded by the coding sequence ATGGCGTTTGCGCTTGCGTTCTTTGTCGTACTTTTCGGCGGCGCTATCTTTATGATTTCCAATCAATTGAATCTTGTTAAAAAAGAAGCCCAGGAACAGAATAAGCTTTCTCTGCATCAGGTGATGACCGTCATCGAAGGGCAATACGACTTGTTCTTGGGACGCCTTACCCTTTTGGCAACAACTCCCTATATTGAAAACCAGGACCCAACAGAATCCGGCGGATTCTTAAAAGGTTACAATGTGGCTCCGCTCTTTATTCCAGGCGAACACGTTGTTCTTTACAATTCCAAGCATGAAAAGGTCAGCGACAACTCCATGGTCGGAATTGCGCGCGTCAATACCGCTTATCATGAACTCAAGGACTTCAACGCCGTAGAACCGCAGCATCCTTACATTTCTCCACTCTTCTGGGAACAGCACACTCCGAAAAAGATTGTCGCTGTTCTCGTCGAAAACCGAGCAAAAGCCAACGGCTTTCTCGCGGCCTCGTTCTCGTTCCGCCGCCTATGGGAAATCTTTGAATCTTATAAGTTGGGCAATAAAGGTTTCTTTGTCATCGTCGATGAAAGCGATGTGATCGTTTACCACCCGAACATTCGCCAATGGGTAAACGGACAGGCCAGAGCTCAGGATCTGGGACTGGAATCGTTCAACGCGAAGAACTTTACCCCATCCCAACCGAACTTCACTTTGATAGACGGCGAGGAATACCTGGTCAATTACGAATACAATCCGCGAATCAAGCTCGGCGTTCTCGCCATTCAGCCGATGATCGAAGTGGAAGCCTCCGCAAAAACCTTCAGCAAGATTTTCTTGTACATCGGCATTATTTCCTTGATCGCAATTCTCATCATAACAGTTTGGATCTTTTACCGCATCGAAACCCCGATACAAGCGCTCATCAACAAGATGCTTGTAATCGCAGACGGAAATTACGAAGAATCGAGCGGTATCACGAGCACCAAGAACAATGAAATTCACGTACTCGCTTGCGTGTTCGACAAAATGCGCTTGACTATCCGCGAAAAAATGTCCGCACTCGCCGAGCACCAGGCTAACTTGGAACAGGAAGTTTACAAGCGCACAGAAGAACTCGCCAAGGCAAATGAACTTCTAAAAATGATTTCCCGCACGGATGAACTGACACAGCTCCCGAACCGCCGAGACATCCGCGAAAAGATCAGCTATGAAATTTCCCGTTTCGACAGATCCAAGCGCAAGTTCTCGTTCCTCTTTGTGGACATTGACAAGTTCAAGGACATCAACGACCACTACGGGCACATCTGCGGCGACTTGGTGCTGAAAACCGTTGCCGAAACGATGAAGAAAAGCCTGCGCAAGCAAGACATCGTATCTCGCTGGGGCGGTGAAGAATTCCTCACGCTCTTACCGGAAACACCTCTCGGCGGTGCAAAACTTGTCGCAGAACGCCTGCGCAAAAAGATTGAAGAAACCAAAATCAGCTTTGCCAATCAAAGCTTGCACGTGACCGTTACCGTGGGCGTCGCCGAATACGACGAACGCTTGGGCATGGATTACAGTATCAACCTCGCGGACCGCGCCCTCTACGAAGGCAAGCAAACCGGTCGAAACAAGATCGTCCTCTTCAACCCGGAAGACATCAGCGAAGACGATTTGAAGGCAGCCAAAGACGAATTGAAATACGCCAAGGGTCAGTTCAACAGCGAAAATCAGTCGCCTCCCACAGGCGAGCAGGATTCTTCGAGCAAAGAAAAAGACGCGTAA
- a CDS encoding DegT/DnrJ/EryC1/StrS family aminotransferase: protein MIPYLDLKRVTDSFEPGLSKALENAVKSGWYIRGKECERFEKAFAKYCGTEYCIGVANGLEALTLIFKAYIQMGRLNRGDFVVVPANTYIASVLSISEAGLVPLLTDPDTQTLNLSVEGVKRVWNPQVKAILAVDLYGRAIPGKELSEFAKIHDLILVEDAAQGHGAVENHKRAGSFGDAAGFSFYPGKNLGALGDAGAVTTSDAELAKTIRALANYGSEQKYVNLFKGMNSRLDELQAAILSLKLPRLDSDNAKRSQIAKRYMKYISNPLVTLPSPGKPGEHVWHIFAIRTSYRKALQEYLTHSGVGTLIHYPIPPHRQSAYGELGELYFPIAEEIADTELSLPLYPQMTEDEISKVIEAVNAFHL, encoded by the coding sequence ATGATTCCCTATCTGGATTTGAAACGGGTGACGGATTCTTTTGAACCGGGACTTTCCAAGGCTTTGGAAAATGCGGTCAAGAGCGGTTGGTATATTCGTGGCAAGGAATGCGAACGATTTGAAAAGGCGTTTGCCAAATACTGCGGAACGGAATACTGCATTGGCGTTGCAAACGGTCTTGAAGCTTTAACTCTGATTTTCAAAGCGTATATTCAAATGGGCCGTTTAAATCGCGGGGACTTTGTGGTTGTCCCGGCGAATACTTATATCGCATCGGTCCTTTCGATTAGTGAAGCGGGCCTTGTTCCTCTGCTTACCGATCCGGATACGCAAACGCTCAATCTTTCAGTTGAAGGCGTCAAGCGTGTATGGAATCCGCAGGTGAAAGCGATTCTTGCGGTCGATTTATACGGAAGAGCGATTCCGGGCAAGGAACTTTCGGAATTTGCAAAGATCCACGATTTGATTTTAGTAGAAGATGCCGCTCAAGGGCACGGTGCTGTAGAAAATCACAAGCGTGCAGGATCTTTTGGCGATGCGGCCGGTTTTAGTTTTTACCCGGGTAAAAATTTGGGAGCGCTTGGCGATGCCGGTGCTGTCACGACTTCGGATGCGGAACTTGCGAAGACGATCCGCGCTCTTGCCAATTACGGTAGCGAACAAAAGTATGTGAATTTGTTCAAAGGAATGAATTCCCGCTTGGATGAATTGCAGGCGGCAATCCTTTCTTTGAAGCTTCCTCGCTTGGATTCGGATAACGCGAAACGCTCGCAGATCGCTAAACGTTACATGAAGTACATTTCGAATCCGCTGGTGACGCTTCCAAGTCCAGGAAAACCCGGCGAACATGTTTGGCATATCTTCGCCATTCGGACTTCTTACCGCAAGGCGCTCCAAGAGTATTTGACGCATTCGGGCGTGGGTACGCTCATCCATTATCCGATTCCGCCGCATCGCCAAAGTGCTTACGGGGAACTCGGGGAACTCTACTTTCCGATCGCGGAAGAAATCGCGGATACGGAACTCAGTCTTCCGCTGTATCCGCAAATGACCGAAGACGAAATTTCGAAAGTCATCGAGGCTGTGAATGCGTTTCATCTGTAG
- a CDS encoding sugar 3,4-ketoisomerase, which translates to MKELLGGCRYIEFPRTTERSGSLTPVESFKDVPFEINRVFYLYDIPGGENRGGHAHQECHQLLIAASGAFDAKIDDGQNSQIIHLDRPYYGVYVPPGVWAEELNFSSGSICLVLASHPYEEADYIRDYKRFLSYAENLREGK; encoded by the coding sequence ATGAAAGAACTTTTAGGCGGATGCCGCTACATCGAATTTCCGCGGACCACGGAACGCTCCGGGTCTTTGACGCCTGTGGAAAGTTTTAAGGATGTCCCGTTTGAAATCAACCGGGTCTTTTACCTGTACGATATTCCGGGCGGAGAAAACCGCGGCGGTCATGCGCATCAGGAATGTCACCAGTTGCTGATTGCCGCTTCGGGCGCTTTTGATGCCAAAATCGATGACGGTCAAAATTCACAGATCATCCATTTGGACAGACCTTACTATGGCGTGTATGTGCCACCTGGAGTCTGGGCGGAAGAATTGAATTTCTCTTCGGGATCAATCTGCCTTGTTTTAGCTTCGCATCCGTATGAGGAAGCGGATTACATCCGTGATTACAAACGCTTCCTTTCTTATGCAGAAAATCTTCGGGAGGGAAAATGA
- a CDS encoding GNAT family N-acetyltransferase: MAEITVRRYTAADAKKWNDFIAKKSRNGNFLFDRNYMDYHADRFPDCSFLFYKKNDICAVIPGTLDADGVFSSHAGLTFGGFVVGASVKTMDVKCLFDLLDAELQKLGAKKVIYKALPWIYAERPSQEDLYWLFRKNARIRARLISSTIEPKVTQPSSKKKYYLNKGNRLGLLFAESKDFSGFWDLLDSCLQEGHGAHPVHSKAELELLSSRFPKNIKLYTVTLNGELLSGSVVYISSQVAHAQYLASSAKGRSLNAMDFLMMNETNAFPEVRWLDWGTSNEEQGRVLNEGLVHQKEICAARGVAYDIYEYDL, encoded by the coding sequence ATGGCTGAGATTACCGTCCGACGTTACACAGCCGCTGATGCTAAAAAGTGGAACGATTTCATTGCGAAAAAATCCCGCAATGGCAACTTCCTTTTTGACCGGAACTACATGGATTACCATGCGGACCGTTTTCCGGACTGTTCGTTTCTCTTTTATAAAAAAAATGACATCTGTGCCGTGATTCCGGGCACTCTCGATGCAGATGGCGTTTTCAGTTCCCATGCAGGGCTTACTTTTGGCGGATTCGTTGTAGGCGCTTCGGTAAAGACAATGGATGTCAAATGCCTTTTTGATTTGCTCGATGCGGAGCTTCAAAAGCTCGGGGCGAAGAAGGTGATTTACAAAGCGCTCCCGTGGATTTATGCGGAACGCCCTTCGCAAGAAGATCTGTACTGGCTCTTTCGCAAAAATGCGAGGATCCGCGCCCGTTTGATTTCAAGCACGATCGAGCCGAAGGTTACACAGCCTTCCTCTAAAAAGAAGTATTACCTGAACAAGGGAAATCGCTTAGGACTCCTATTCGCGGAATCGAAGGATTTTAGCGGATTCTGGGACCTGCTCGACAGCTGCCTGCAAGAAGGGCACGGAGCGCATCCGGTCCATTCCAAGGCGGAACTCGAACTTCTTTCGAGCCGTTTTCCAAAGAATATCAAGCTTTACACGGTGACGCTCAACGGTGAACTTCTTTCGGGAAGCGTCGTGTACATTTCAAGCCAGGTTGCCCATGCGCAGTATTTGGCGAGTTCTGCAAAAGGACGCTCTTTGAATGCGATGGATTTTTTGATGATGAACGAAACGAATGCCTTTCCCGAAGTCCGCTGGCTTGACTGGGGAACTTCGAATGAAGAACAGGGTCGCGTTTTGAACGAAGGCTTGGTGCATCAAAAAGAAATCTGTGCGGCCCGTGGTGTCGCTTACGATATTTACGAGTACGATCTATGA
- a CDS encoding O-antigen translocase, with protein MKSSGFWKQSAGSAVATAIRILCAFITNKFLASIMGPVGFAAVGQLQNLITFGQGTSSLALQNGWVSLTARYKDKEKELGPIWRGGFRISVYASIATAIFFALFAFFSPLQTLFPGVPKRLLQAAILFAIPGMIALSITTICQAVMNGLSDYKRWASITIISSVLNCVWVIVMVQTRSLSVLSAVATQSLLSCAFAIWNAKKGGFRYKRFSAMLQSNTQIWRGYAWMGLVPMVLTPVLYMFVRSYLAKQFGWDAAGLWQGAVRISDFFNVGFSSILGVVLLPRLSAAISSEEFYRTLRGLLLRVMALAGLVVGILFWFREYVVVIALSQTFLPLKELIPLQFVGDFFKAGCWCLGLALVARKETVAFLSVEVAADVLFAVLTVLGSASLGYHAPFAAYAVENGICFVALLILLRRLSWKNL; from the coding sequence ATGAAATCTTCGGGATTCTGGAAACAGTCTGCGGGTTCTGCGGTTGCGACGGCGATTCGCATTCTTTGCGCTTTTATCACGAATAAGTTTTTGGCTTCGATCATGGGGCCAGTCGGTTTTGCGGCTGTGGGGCAGTTGCAGAACCTGATCACCTTTGGACAAGGAACTTCTTCCCTTGCGCTGCAGAACGGTTGGGTGAGCCTCACCGCCCGTTACAAGGATAAGGAAAAGGAACTGGGCCCGATTTGGCGTGGCGGATTTCGAATTAGCGTGTACGCGTCGATTGCGACGGCGATTTTCTTTGCGTTGTTCGCTTTTTTTTCTCCGTTGCAGACCCTTTTCCCAGGCGTGCCGAAGCGTCTTTTGCAGGCGGCGATTCTCTTTGCGATTCCGGGGATGATCGCCCTTTCGATAACGACGATTTGCCAGGCGGTGATGAATGGCCTTTCGGATTATAAGCGCTGGGCTTCGATCACGATTATTTCTTCGGTCTTGAATTGTGTTTGGGTGATTGTCATGGTGCAGACGCGATCCTTGTCGGTGTTGAGCGCCGTGGCGACGCAGTCGTTGCTTTCTTGCGCTTTTGCGATTTGGAACGCCAAAAAAGGCGGTTTCCGTTACAAGCGTTTTAGTGCGATGCTCCAGAGCAATACCCAGATTTGGCGAGGTTATGCGTGGATGGGCCTTGTGCCGATGGTGCTGACTCCTGTGCTCTATATGTTTGTGCGTTCCTATTTGGCAAAGCAGTTTGGTTGGGATGCGGCGGGTCTTTGGCAGGGCGCAGTGCGTATTTCGGATTTTTTCAATGTCGGTTTTTCTTCGATTTTAGGGGTTGTATTGCTTCCGCGTCTTTCGGCGGCGATTTCTTCTGAAGAATTCTACAGAACGCTTCGCGGACTTTTGTTGCGCGTCATGGCGCTTGCCGGTTTGGTTGTGGGCATTCTCTTTTGGTTCCGTGAATATGTGGTGGTGATTGCGCTATCGCAAACCTTCCTTCCGTTAAAGGAACTGATCCCGTTGCAGTTTGTGGGAGACTTCTTTAAGGCGGGCTGCTGGTGCCTTGGCCTTGCGCTCGTTGCGCGGAAAGAAACGGTGGCATTCCTTTCTGTGGAAGTGGCTGCCGATGTTTTGTTCGCCGTTTTGACGGTTTTGGGTTCGGCTTCTTTGGGCTACCATGCGCCTTTTGCTGCTTACGCCGTTGAAAATGGGATTTGCTTTGTAGCCCTGTTGATTCTGTTGCGGAGACTTTCATGGAAGAACCTTTAG